From the Paramormyrops kingsleyae isolate MSU_618 chromosome 7, PKINGS_0.4, whole genome shotgun sequence genome, one window contains:
- the hwa gene encoding protein huluwa isoform X1, whose amino-acid sequence MSHIGPSVTPSASNESSPVSSLTLLILLLIPCVVLLLLLNCMFLGYKILILSKKKRKRRRGGSETTLLQSTLSTRHVTRISETPSQTNGGRKDYLSIPVPVLAQPAGSSSLTSSKERAALGQRCRAMRPDGATTGGSESLKAPSTIIATMSTSNSTTRADLPRRSQLYSRSSLGGRRLQPAMTPYSDSETDRGNTVPPNSPVLNGPPPGSTANVGPMRRSSTMELIDTVGTGFEYEYESGMPPDDLCLVASANSSAVGPGLDSDFGASAGISLRILSCDSDGLSNAQLSSPMEWDYYDPCYVNQNNIAKHMFHMPTVITKQYWV is encoded by the exons ATGTCGCACATAGGTCCGTCGGTAACACCCTCAGCTTCTAATGAGAGTTCACCTGTTTCCAGTTTAACTTTACTCATTCTCTTACTCATACCTTGCGTGGTTCTCCTCTTGCTGTTGAACTGCATGTTTTTAGGATATAAAATACTTATTCTATCTAAAAAGAAGAGGAAAAGGCGACGAGGGGGTTCCGAAACCACGCTCTTACAGTCCACTTTATCGACGCGACACGTTACCAGAATCTCAGAGACCCCATCCCAGACCAATGGAGGCAGGAAAGATTATCTTTCCATCCCGGTGCCCGTGCTGGCGCAGCCCGCAGGGTCTTCATCTCTCACCTCGTCTAAGGAGAGGGCCGCGCTGGGCCAGAGGTGCAGAGCCATGAGGCCCGATGGAGCCACAACAGGAGGATCGGAGTCTTTGAAAGCACCCAGCACTATAATAGCCACTATGTCGACGTCCAACTCGACGACGAGAGCGGATCTACCGCGCAGATCACAGCTTTACAGCAGAAGCTCTTTAGGCGGGAGGAGACTGCAGCCCGCAATGACGCCCTACAGCGACTCGGAGACGGATCGCGGCAACACTGTGCCACCCAATTCCCCCGTGCTGAATGGACCGCCGCCGGGG AGCACTGCAAACGTGGGCCCCATGCGGCGGAGTAGCACGATGGAGCTGATCGACACTGTCGGTACCGGGTTTGAGTACGAATATGAAAGCGGTATGCCCCCCGATGACTTATGCCTCGTTGCTTCAGCCAACTCCTCTGCTGTGGGGCCAGGATTGGACAGCGATTTTGGTGCAAGCGCAG GAATTTCCCTCAGAATATTGTCTTGTGACAGCGACGGCCTTTCGAACGCACAGCTGTCATCTCCTATGGAGTGGGATTACTATGATCCATGTTATGTCAACCAAAATAATATAGCCAAACACATGTTTCACATGCCCACTGTCATCACTAAGCAGTACTGGGTTTAA
- the hwa gene encoding protein huluwa isoform X2, with protein MSHIGYKILILSKKKRKRRRGGSETTLLQSTLSTRHVTRISETPSQTNGGRKDYLSIPVPVLAQPAGSSSLTSSKERAALGQRCRAMRPDGATTGGSESLKAPSTIIATMSTSNSTTRADLPRRSQLYSRSSLGGRRLQPAMTPYSDSETDRGNTVPPNSPVLNGPPPGSTANVGPMRRSSTMELIDTVGTGFEYEYESGMPPDDLCLVASANSSAVGPGLDSDFGASAGISLRILSCDSDGLSNAQLSSPMEWDYYDPCYVNQNNIAKHMFHMPTVITKQYWV; from the exons ATGTCGCACATAG GATATAAAATACTTATTCTATCTAAAAAGAAGAGGAAAAGGCGACGAGGGGGTTCCGAAACCACGCTCTTACAGTCCACTTTATCGACGCGACACGTTACCAGAATCTCAGAGACCCCATCCCAGACCAATGGAGGCAGGAAAGATTATCTTTCCATCCCGGTGCCCGTGCTGGCGCAGCCCGCAGGGTCTTCATCTCTCACCTCGTCTAAGGAGAGGGCCGCGCTGGGCCAGAGGTGCAGAGCCATGAGGCCCGATGGAGCCACAACAGGAGGATCGGAGTCTTTGAAAGCACCCAGCACTATAATAGCCACTATGTCGACGTCCAACTCGACGACGAGAGCGGATCTACCGCGCAGATCACAGCTTTACAGCAGAAGCTCTTTAGGCGGGAGGAGACTGCAGCCCGCAATGACGCCCTACAGCGACTCGGAGACGGATCGCGGCAACACTGTGCCACCCAATTCCCCCGTGCTGAATGGACCGCCGCCGGGG AGCACTGCAAACGTGGGCCCCATGCGGCGGAGTAGCACGATGGAGCTGATCGACACTGTCGGTACCGGGTTTGAGTACGAATATGAAAGCGGTATGCCCCCCGATGACTTATGCCTCGTTGCTTCAGCCAACTCCTCTGCTGTGGGGCCAGGATTGGACAGCGATTTTGGTGCAAGCGCAG GAATTTCCCTCAGAATATTGTCTTGTGACAGCGACGGCCTTTCGAACGCACAGCTGTCATCTCCTATGGAGTGGGATTACTATGATCCATGTTATGTCAACCAAAATAATATAGCCAAACACATGTTTCACATGCCCACTGTCATCACTAAGCAGTACTGGGTTTAA
- the LOC111849832 gene encoding transitional endoplasmic reticulum ATPase-like isoform X1 yields MASGGESKNDDLSTAILKQKNRPNRLIVDESINEDNSVVSLSQAKMDELQLFRGDTVLLKGKKRRETVCIVLSDDTCSDEKVRMNRVVRNNLRVRLGDVISIQPCPDVKYGKRIHVLPIDDTVEGITGNLFEVYLKPYFLEAYRPIRKGDIFLVRGGMRAVEFKVVETDPSPYCIVAPDTVIHCEGEPIKREDEEESLNEVGYDDIGGVRKQLAQIKEMVELPLRHPALFKAIGVKPPRGILLYGPPGTGKTLIARAVANETGAFFFLINGPEIMSKLAGESESNLRKAFEEAEKNAPAIIFIDELDAIAPKREKLSLQLSLSLSSWLGAVHVHRRTLSQRVLSGEVNEAPLLFPQTHGEVERRIVSQLLTLMDGLKQRAHVIVMAATNRPNSIDPALRRFGRFDREVDIGIPDATGRLEILQIHTKNMKLADDVDLEQVANETHGHVGADLAALCSEAALQAIRKKMDLIDLEDETIDAEVMNSLAVTMDDFRWALSQSNPSALRETVVEVPNITWEDIGGLEDVKRELQELVQYPVEHPDKFLKFGMTPSKGVLFYGPPGCGKTLLAKAIANECQANFISIKGPELLTMWFGESEANVREIFDKARQAAPCVLFFDELDSIAKARGGSIGDGGGAADRVINQILTEMDGMSSKKNVFIIGATNRPDIIDPAILRPGRLDQLIYIPLPDEKSRIAILKANLRKSPISKDVDLDFLAKMTNGFSGADLTEICQRACKLAIRESIENEIRRERERQTNPSAMEVEEDDPVPEIRKDHFEEAMRFARRSVSDNDIRKYEMFAQTLQQSRGFGSFRFPSSNQGGAGPSQGSGGGSGGNVFSEDNDDDLYG; encoded by the exons ATCTAAAAACGATGATCTTTCCACTGCAATTTTAAAGCAAAAGAACAGACCCAACAGGTTGATTGTGGATGAATCCATTAATGAGGATAACAGCGTGGTTTCCCTCTCTCAG GCTAAGATGGATGAGCTTCAGCTCTTTAGGGGAGACACAGTCCTGCTGAAAGGGAAGAAGAGGAGGGAGACTGTATGCATCGTGCTCTCGGATGACACCTGCTCTGATGAGAAGGTGCGCATGAACAGGGTCGTTCGCAACAACCTGAGGGTGCGCCTGGGAGATGTCATTAG CATCCAGCCATGCCCTGATGTGAAGTACGGGAAACGGATTCACGTTCTGCCCATCGATGACACAGTGGAGGGCATCACAGGCAACCTGTTTGAGGTTTATCTTAAGCCATACTTCCTGGAAGCCTACCGGCCCATCAGGAAAG GGGATATTTTCCTTGTGAGAGGAGGGATGCGGGCCGTGGAGTTCAAGGTGGTAGAGACAGACCCCAGCCCATACTGCATAGTCGCTCCAGACACAGTCATCCACTGTGAGGGAGAGCCAATCAAACGTGAG GATGAGGAAGAGTCCCTGAACGAAGTTGGCTATGATGACATTGGGGGAGTTAGGAAGCAGCTGGCTCAGATAAAGGAGATGGTGGAACTGCCCCTCAGACACCCTGCCCTGTTCAAGGCGATTGGCGTCAAG CCTCCTCGTGGAATCCTGTTGTACGGCCCTCCTGGAACTGGAAAAACGCTGATTGCTCGTGCTGTTGCGAATGAAACTGGAGCATTCTTTTTCCTCATCAATG GCCCTGAAATTATGAGCAAACTCGCTGGAGAGTCTGAAAGCAACCTGAGAAAAGCTTTTGAAGAAGCTGAAAAGAACGCCCCAGCCATTATCTTCATCGATGAGCTTGACGCCATCGCACCAAAAAGAGAGAAGTTAAGcctgcagctctctctctctctctcgtcaTGGCTGGGGGCTGTTCACGTTCATCGGCGCACTTTGTCTCAGAGAGTGTTATCTGGAGAAGTTAATGAAGCTCCACTCCTCTTTCCACAGACTCACGGGGAAGTCGAGAGGCGTATTGTCTCCCAGCTGCTCACACTTATGGATGGGCTGAAGCAGAGGGCACACGTCATTGTTATGGCAGCTACAAACAGACCAAACAGCATCGATCCAGCTCTCAGGCGATTTG GTCGCTTCGACCGAGAGGTGGACATCGGCATTCCTGATGCAACCGGGCGACTTGAGATCCTCCAGATTCACACCAAGAACATGAAGCTGGCTGATGATGTTGATCTTGAACAG GTTGCCAATGAGACTCATGGTCATGTGGGAGCCGATCTTGCTGCCCTTTGCTCAGAGGCTGCTCTGCAGGCCATCAGAAAGAAAATGGATCTCATTGATCTGGAGGATGAAACCATTGATGCAGAGGTCATGAACTCTTTGGCAGTCACAATGGATGACTTCAGG tGGGCCCTGAGTCAGAGCAACCCCTCAGCCTTGCGAGAAACGGTGGTGGAGGTGCCTAATATCACCTGGGAGGACATTGGTGGACTGGAGGATGTGAAGAGAGAGCTACAGGAACTTGTTCAA TACCCTGTTGAGCATCCAGACAAGTTCTTGAAGTTCGGCATGACCCCCTCCAAGGGGGTTCTGTTCTATGGTCCTCCTGGCTGTGGTAAGACTCTGCTGGCAAAGGCCATTGCTAATGAGTGTCAAGCCAACTTCATCTCCATCAAGGGTCCAGAGCTGCTCACTATGTGGTTTGGAGAGTCTGAGGCAAATGTCCGGGAGATCTTCGACAAG GCACGTCAAGCTGCCCCTTGTGTCCTGTTCTTCGATGAGTTGGACTCCATCGCCAAGGCCCGTGGCGGGAGCATCGGAGATGGGGGTGGTGCAGCAGACAGAGTTATCAACCAGATCCTCACAGAGATGGATGGAATGTCCAGCAAGAAGAATGTATTCATTATTGGTGCCACCAACAGGCCAGATATCATTGACCCTGCCATCTTACGGCCTGGGCGGCTGGACCAACTTATTTACATCCCTCTTCCTGATGAGAAGTCCCGAATTGCCATCCTGAAGGCTAACTTGAGGAAGTCTCCCATATCAAAG GATGTGGACCTTGATTTCCTGGCAAAAATGACAAATGGTTTTTCTGGAGCTGATCTGACAGAGATCTGTCAACGAGCATGCAAGCTGGCCATCAGAGAGTCCATTGAAAATGAGATAAGGAGGGAACGTGAGAGGCAGACTAACCCCTCAGCTATG GAGGTTGAAGAAGATGATCCTGTACCAGAGATTCGTAAGGACCACTTTGAAGAAGCCATGCGCTTTGCTCGCCGCTCTGTCAGCGACAACGATATCCGCAAATATGAGATGTTTGCACAGACCTTACAACAAAGCAGAGGATTCGGCAGCTTCAG ATTCCCCTCTAGTAACCAAGGTGGTGCTGGTCCAAGCCAGGGATCCGGAGGAGGCAGTGGTGGAAATGTATTCAGTGAGGACAATGATGATGATCTCTATGGTTAA
- the LOC111849832 gene encoding transitional endoplasmic reticulum ATPase-like isoform X2, with protein sequence MDELQLFRGDTVLLKGKKRRETVCIVLSDDTCSDEKVRMNRVVRNNLRVRLGDVISIQPCPDVKYGKRIHVLPIDDTVEGITGNLFEVYLKPYFLEAYRPIRKGDIFLVRGGMRAVEFKVVETDPSPYCIVAPDTVIHCEGEPIKREDEEESLNEVGYDDIGGVRKQLAQIKEMVELPLRHPALFKAIGVKPPRGILLYGPPGTGKTLIARAVANETGAFFFLINGPEIMSKLAGESESNLRKAFEEAEKNAPAIIFIDELDAIAPKREKTHGEVERRIVSQLLTLMDGLKQRAHVIVMAATNRPNSIDPALRRFGRFDREVDIGIPDATGRLEILQIHTKNMKLADDVDLEQVANETHGHVGADLAALCSEAALQAIRKKMDLIDLEDETIDAEVMNSLAVTMDDFRWALSQSNPSALRETVVEVPNITWEDIGGLEDVKRELQELVQYPVEHPDKFLKFGMTPSKGVLFYGPPGCGKTLLAKAIANECQANFISIKGPELLTMWFGESEANVREIFDKARQAAPCVLFFDELDSIAKARGGSIGDGGGAADRVINQILTEMDGMSSKKNVFIIGATNRPDIIDPAILRPGRLDQLIYIPLPDEKSRIAILKANLRKSPISKDVDLDFLAKMTNGFSGADLTEICQRACKLAIRESIENEIRRERERQTNPSAMEVEEDDPVPEIRKDHFEEAMRFARRSVSDNDIRKYEMFAQTLQQSRGFGSFRFPSSNQGGAGPSQGSGGGSGGNVFSEDNDDDLYG encoded by the exons ATGGATGAGCTTCAGCTCTTTAGGGGAGACACAGTCCTGCTGAAAGGGAAGAAGAGGAGGGAGACTGTATGCATCGTGCTCTCGGATGACACCTGCTCTGATGAGAAGGTGCGCATGAACAGGGTCGTTCGCAACAACCTGAGGGTGCGCCTGGGAGATGTCATTAG CATCCAGCCATGCCCTGATGTGAAGTACGGGAAACGGATTCACGTTCTGCCCATCGATGACACAGTGGAGGGCATCACAGGCAACCTGTTTGAGGTTTATCTTAAGCCATACTTCCTGGAAGCCTACCGGCCCATCAGGAAAG GGGATATTTTCCTTGTGAGAGGAGGGATGCGGGCCGTGGAGTTCAAGGTGGTAGAGACAGACCCCAGCCCATACTGCATAGTCGCTCCAGACACAGTCATCCACTGTGAGGGAGAGCCAATCAAACGTGAG GATGAGGAAGAGTCCCTGAACGAAGTTGGCTATGATGACATTGGGGGAGTTAGGAAGCAGCTGGCTCAGATAAAGGAGATGGTGGAACTGCCCCTCAGACACCCTGCCCTGTTCAAGGCGATTGGCGTCAAG CCTCCTCGTGGAATCCTGTTGTACGGCCCTCCTGGAACTGGAAAAACGCTGATTGCTCGTGCTGTTGCGAATGAAACTGGAGCATTCTTTTTCCTCATCAATG GCCCTGAAATTATGAGCAAACTCGCTGGAGAGTCTGAAAGCAACCTGAGAAAAGCTTTTGAAGAAGCTGAAAAGAACGCCCCAGCCATTATCTTCATCGATGAGCTTGACGCCATCGCACCAAAAAGAGAGAAG ACTCACGGGGAAGTCGAGAGGCGTATTGTCTCCCAGCTGCTCACACTTATGGATGGGCTGAAGCAGAGGGCACACGTCATTGTTATGGCAGCTACAAACAGACCAAACAGCATCGATCCAGCTCTCAGGCGATTTG GTCGCTTCGACCGAGAGGTGGACATCGGCATTCCTGATGCAACCGGGCGACTTGAGATCCTCCAGATTCACACCAAGAACATGAAGCTGGCTGATGATGTTGATCTTGAACAG GTTGCCAATGAGACTCATGGTCATGTGGGAGCCGATCTTGCTGCCCTTTGCTCAGAGGCTGCTCTGCAGGCCATCAGAAAGAAAATGGATCTCATTGATCTGGAGGATGAAACCATTGATGCAGAGGTCATGAACTCTTTGGCAGTCACAATGGATGACTTCAGG tGGGCCCTGAGTCAGAGCAACCCCTCAGCCTTGCGAGAAACGGTGGTGGAGGTGCCTAATATCACCTGGGAGGACATTGGTGGACTGGAGGATGTGAAGAGAGAGCTACAGGAACTTGTTCAA TACCCTGTTGAGCATCCAGACAAGTTCTTGAAGTTCGGCATGACCCCCTCCAAGGGGGTTCTGTTCTATGGTCCTCCTGGCTGTGGTAAGACTCTGCTGGCAAAGGCCATTGCTAATGAGTGTCAAGCCAACTTCATCTCCATCAAGGGTCCAGAGCTGCTCACTATGTGGTTTGGAGAGTCTGAGGCAAATGTCCGGGAGATCTTCGACAAG GCACGTCAAGCTGCCCCTTGTGTCCTGTTCTTCGATGAGTTGGACTCCATCGCCAAGGCCCGTGGCGGGAGCATCGGAGATGGGGGTGGTGCAGCAGACAGAGTTATCAACCAGATCCTCACAGAGATGGATGGAATGTCCAGCAAGAAGAATGTATTCATTATTGGTGCCACCAACAGGCCAGATATCATTGACCCTGCCATCTTACGGCCTGGGCGGCTGGACCAACTTATTTACATCCCTCTTCCTGATGAGAAGTCCCGAATTGCCATCCTGAAGGCTAACTTGAGGAAGTCTCCCATATCAAAG GATGTGGACCTTGATTTCCTGGCAAAAATGACAAATGGTTTTTCTGGAGCTGATCTGACAGAGATCTGTCAACGAGCATGCAAGCTGGCCATCAGAGAGTCCATTGAAAATGAGATAAGGAGGGAACGTGAGAGGCAGACTAACCCCTCAGCTATG GAGGTTGAAGAAGATGATCCTGTACCAGAGATTCGTAAGGACCACTTTGAAGAAGCCATGCGCTTTGCTCGCCGCTCTGTCAGCGACAACGATATCCGCAAATATGAGATGTTTGCACAGACCTTACAACAAAGCAGAGGATTCGGCAGCTTCAG ATTCCCCTCTAGTAACCAAGGTGGTGCTGGTCCAAGCCAGGGATCCGGAGGAGGCAGTGGTGGAAATGTATTCAGTGAGGACAATGATGATGATCTCTATGGTTAA